The following proteins come from a genomic window of bacterium:
- a CDS encoding TVP38/TMEM64 family protein, producing MSDESNSDETPSRAEQWVEDMAAAGEPHWIVLGSIIGLIVGGSLLRSWLGLEWDATSIREMVLGFGLWGPLLLIGLLAIRFVLFIPSILLLTAGGLVFGAATGTLYGALGLTLAGLLKFGVVHWAGAEAIRAHVPQQYGEIIRLARSKAGTGLIGLVSAYPAGPIGIVHIAAAIAGMTLLPFTLSVFAGSLVRAGIFSFFGSQLVDGDTWLWSAALLVATVVLPLAFKPSRVWLLKIMGFGAREQRGRGDTQ from the coding sequence ATGAGTGACGAGTCGAACTCAGACGAAACCCCTTCGCGCGCGGAGCAGTGGGTCGAAGACATGGCCGCGGCGGGCGAGCCGCATTGGATCGTGCTCGGTTCGATCATCGGGCTGATCGTAGGCGGTTCGCTCCTGCGATCCTGGCTCGGTCTGGAATGGGACGCGACTTCGATTCGCGAAATGGTACTGGGCTTCGGGCTCTGGGGACCGCTCTTGCTGATCGGGTTGCTGGCCATCCGTTTCGTGCTGTTCATTCCATCGATCCTCTTGCTGACAGCCGGTGGACTGGTCTTTGGTGCCGCAACGGGAACGCTCTACGGAGCTCTGGGTCTGACCCTGGCGGGTCTGCTCAAGTTCGGAGTCGTGCACTGGGCGGGAGCCGAGGCGATTCGCGCACACGTACCGCAGCAATACGGCGAGATCATCCGACTGGCGCGCTCCAAGGCAGGGACCGGATTGATCGGCCTGGTCTCGGCCTATCCGGCGGGACCCATCGGCATCGTGCATATCGCCGCTGCGATCGCCGGCATGACGCTTCTCCCATTCACCCTTTCCGTTTTTGCGGGTTCTCTGGTGCGCGCGGGGATCTTCTCGTTCTTCGGCAGCCAACTGGTCGACGGAGATACCTGGCTGTGGAGCGCGGCATTGCTCGTGGCAACGGTCGTGCTACCTCTGGCGTTCAAGCCCAGTCGCGTGTGGTTGCTCAAGATCATGGGATTTGGCGCGCGGGAACAACGGGGCCGGGGGGACACTCAGTAA